A genome region from Clupea harengus chromosome 7, Ch_v2.0.2, whole genome shotgun sequence includes the following:
- the htra4 gene encoding serine protease HTRA1, with protein MLKFIFWIYLAVAAHSRSLKKRQTTCPEVCDVSRCLPQPGSCYYGAVKDHCGCCTICSAGEGALCGDRGHGVCGDGMTCEHSPGKRKSRGFCVCSSTDSVCGSDGRTYPSPCSLRAENRRAELSGTPSVILIQKGTCETGSQNPSSMRFKFNFIADVVDKIAPAVVHLELFRRMSYSNQEVPVSSGSGFIVSEDGWIVTNAHVLSNKQRIKVELQNGIHYDATVKDVDPKIDIALIKIESESPLPVLMLGRSSDLRPGEFVVAVGSPFSLQNTVTTGIISTTQRGGHELGLKDSDMEYIQTDAIINYGNSGGPLVNLDGDVIGINTLKVTAGISFAIPSDRIRQFLTESYDRQRRGKTTPKKRYMGVRMLQLSPALIMELKQREKDFQDVTSGVYVYEVIPGTAAASAGLKNHDVITSINNQPVQSTDDVSDAVQSGQPLSVVVRRDNENILLTVVPEEVE; from the exons ATGTTGAAATTTATATTTTGGATTTACCTCGCCGTGGCGGCACATTCTCGCTCTTTGAAAAAGAGACAAACTACTTGTCCAGAAGTGTGCGATGTATCCCGCTGTCTGCCGCAACCAGGGTCATGCTACTACGGTGCTGTGAAGGACCACTGCGGTTGCTGCACAATTTGCAGTGCCGGAGAAGGAGCCCTCTGCGGGGACAGAGGCCATGGTGTTTGCGGCGATGGAATGACATGTGAACACTCACCTGGAAAGCGCAAATCTCGAGGCTTCTGCGTGTGCAGCAGCACAGACTCAGTGTGCGGGAGCGATGGGAGAACATATCCAAGCCCCTGCAGTTTAAGAGCCGAAAACCGACGAGCTGAACTCAGTGGTACACCTTCAGTGATTTTGATTCAGAAGGGCACCTGTGAAACAG GTTCCCAGAACCCAAGCAGCATGCGCTTCAAGTTCAACTTCATTGCAGATGTGGTGGACAAGATTGCCCCTGCAGTGGTCCATCTAGAGCTTTTCCGCAG GATGTCATACTCCAATCAAGAGGTGCCTGTGTCGAGTGGCTCTGGGTTCATTGTTTCCGAAGATGGTTGGATAGTCACCAACGCCCACGTGTTATCAAACAAGCAGCGCATTAAAGTTGAGCTCCAAAATGGCATCCACTATGATGCTACGGTAAAGGACGTGGACCCAAAAATAGACATCGCTCTTATTAAAATAGAGTCTGAG AGCCCTCTGCCTGTGCTTATGCTGGGCCGCTCGTCTGACCTTCGACCCGGGGAGTTTGTGGTGGCCGTGGGCAGCCCGTTCTCCCTGCAAAACACTGTGACTACAGGGATCATCAGCACCACACAGCGTGGCGGACACGAGCTCGGCCTCAAGGACTCAGACATGGAATACATTCAGACCGACGCTATTATCAAT TACGGCAACTCTGGAGGACCACTTGTTAACTTG GATGGTGATGTCATCGGCATAAACACTTTAAAGGTCACTGCCGGAATTTCATTTGCAATCCCCTCCGATAGAATACGACAGTTCCTTACGGAGTCTTATGACAGGCAAAGAAGAG GAAAGACAACGCCAAAGAAGAGATATATGGGGGTACGGATGCTTCAGTTATCACCTGC TTTGATCATGGAGCTGAAGCAGCGGGAGAAAGACTTCCAAGATGTGACATCTGGGGTCTATGTGTACGAGGTCATCCCAGGGACAGCTGCCGCCAG TGCCGGCCTCAAGAACCATGATGTGATCACCAGCATCAACAACCAGCCTGTACAGAGCACAGATGATGTGAGTGACGCTGTGCAGTCAGGACAGCCTCTGTCAGTGGTGGTGCGTCGAGATAACGAAAATATTCTCTTGACTGTAGTGCCAGAGGAAGTGGAATGA
- the tm2d2 gene encoding TM2 domain-containing protein 2 yields the protein MFRISVSYILLGGQFLLLITVLLLQCLEGIYSQNSSDTPGNGVNVTLSATTATFVDQADNVTNATAVEPVSDSEPYEYNGESPVVLCRYLPDEFVFCQEPVDHAGNVTAFQELGHGCVKFGGQVYKDVNHTAVWCTALDDIECAGPKEFLRGNEPCIKYTGHYFITTLLYSFFLGCFGVDRFCLGHTGTAVGKLLTLGGLGIWWFVDLILLITGGLMPSDSSNWCTFY from the exons ATGTTTCGGATATCTGTCAGCTACATTTTACTCGGCGGACAATTTTTATTGCTGATAACTGTCTTGTTGTTGCAATGCCTGGAGGGAATTTACTCTCAGAATTCATCCGACACTCCTGGAAATGGAGTTAACGTTACGTTATCAGCAACAACAGCCACATTTGTGGACCAAGCTGACAACGTTACCAATGCTACAGCAGTGGAACCTGTGAGTGATTCGGAACCGTATGAATACAACGGAGAATCACCAGTTGTCCTCTGTCGTTATTT ACCTGACGAGTTTGTATTTTGTCAAGAACCCGTGGACCACGCAGGTAACGTCACTGCATTTCAGGAACTGGGGCACGGGTGCGTTAAG TTCGGTGGGCAGGTGTACAAGGATGTCAATCATACTGCCGTGTGGTGCACCGCCTTGGATGACATTGAATGTGCTGGACCAAAAGAGTTTTTGAGAGGAAACGAGCCATGTATCAA GTACACAGGACACTACTTCATCACCACACTGCTCTACTCCTTCTTCCTGGGCTGTTTCGGGGTCGACCGCTTCTGTCTCGGTCACACGGGCACAGCGGTTGGCAAGCTGCTCACCTTGGGCGGCCTTGGCATCTGGTGGTTCGTCGACCTGATTCTGCTGATCACAGGAGGTCTGATGCCAAGCGATAGCAGCAACTGGTGCACCTTCTACTGA